From Chryseobacterium camelliae:
CAGGTTTGCGCCCTCAGCAGCAGTTGTTTATGGCCGTGATGGCAGCACTGGATCTGAAAAGGAATGTACGCGTTACTCTTGACCGTAAACAGATGTATATGATCGGGCACAGGCCGCCGACTTTGCAGCATACCCGTTTCGGGGCAGATAAAGATGGGAAGGTGAATGCGATTTACCATAAGGCGACCGGAGAAACTTCAAAGTTTGAAGATTACGTTGAAATTGTAGTCAATTGGGCCAATATGCTGTATCCGGCAGAAAATACTTTGCTGGAGCATCAGGTTGTGCCGCTGGACGTCTATACGCCGCTTGATATGCGGGCACCCGGAGGGAGTACCGGTATGCATGCGATTGAAGTGACTATGGATGAGATCGCTTATCAACTGAATATAGATCCTGTAGAGCTTAGGCTCATCAATTACTCTGAAATTGATAAAAGCAGCGATAAGGAGTTTTCAAGCAAGCAATTACGGGAATGCTACCTGAAAGGGGCAGAGCAGTTCGGGTGGAGCCAGAGAAATCCTGAACCGAGGAGCATGAGGAGGGGCAATAAACTCGTAGGATACGGAATGGCAACAGGAATGTGGGATGCCAACCGGATGCTGGGCCGCGCAGAAGCCATTCTGAAACCTGATGGAACGGTAGAGATAAAAAATGCCGTTACCGATATCGGAACCGGTACACTGACTGTTATGACCCAGATTGCAGCAGATGAGCTAGGGCTTCCGATAGAGGCAATTACATTTTCATATGCAGACAGTAAAATGCCATTTGCACCCATCCAGGGAGGTTCCTTTACTACCGCTACGGTTGGTCCTGCCGTTCAGGAAGCCTGCAAGGCGTTGAATAAGAAGCTGTTTAAAAAAGCAAGGAATATGGCAAATTCTGTATTGAAAGACGCCAAGCTGAAAGACGTTGATTTCAGGGAGGGCTTTATCATGCTCAGGAGTGACTATTCAAAGAGAATCAGCATTAAAGATGTTATGGCAGCAAATAACCATGAACCCATCAAGGTCAAAAGTACGGCAATGCCCAATCCTCTGACTTACGGAAAGAAAGCAAGAGCCGTTCATAGTGCTGTTTTTGTAGAAGTGGAAGTGGATGAAGAACTGGGCATGATTGAAGTGAAAAGAGCCTTGACCGCTGTAGCAGCAGGAAGGATCATCAATCCTAAGACAGCGGAAAGCCAGGTGTTGGGAGGAATGATCTGGGGACTCAGCAAAGCATTGCATGAAGAAACCATTCTGGATGACCGGCTTGGTAAATACATGAACCAGAACCTTGGGGAATATCATATTCCGGTTCATGCGGATGTGCATGATTTACAGGTGCTTTTCGTTGAGGAGAATGATGATTTTGTTAATGATCTCGGCGTAAAGGGAGTAGGGGAAATTGGTGGAGTGGGAATGCCGCCTGCTGTTACCAATGCAATCTATCATGCTACGGGAAAAAGGATTTATGATCTTCCCATACATTTTGATAAATTACTTTAAAAAATAAAAGACCTTTGAGAATCCTGCTTTTTATAAGCAGGATTTTTTTATAAACTGAACTGGGCAATGAGTTCCCTTACTTTGGCAGCGGCTTGCAGGATTTCCGTAATTGTGTTGAATTTTCCCAGGCTGAACCTGATGGAATTGAGTGCCTCTTCGTCACTCAGGCCCATTGCCGTCAGAACGTGTGAAGGCTGGCTTGTAACGGAAGAACATGCCGAGCCGTTGGATACAGAGATATGCTGCAGACCCATAATCATCTGTTCCGCATTGATACCAGGAAAACAAATGTTGGCAGTTGTATGCAGCCTGTGTTCAGGAACTCCGTTGATGAATGATCCTTTTACGGTAAGCAGTTCTTTTTCAAGAGTATCCCGGAGATCTCTGATTCTGGCTGCATCAGTATCCATCTCGAGGGCTGCAATTTCACAGGCCTTTCCTAATCCTATGATTCCGGGTACATTTAATGTTCCGCTCCGCCTGTTTTTCTGCTGTCCGCCACCCAGGATCTGCGGCTGTAATTTTATTTTTGCCGCTCTTGAAACGTATAATGCCCCGGAACCTTTCGGGCCATAGAATTTATGGGCTGAAACAGGCATGAGATCAATTCCCATTGAGGATACATCCACCGGGATCTTGCCTACAGCCTGAGTAGCATCGCACAAAAATAACGCTCCTTTTTCGTGCGCCATTAAACTGATGGTCTGCACATCCTGTATGATTCCGGTTTCATTATTAACCATCATCACGCAGACCAGAAGCGTTTCATCCGTAATGGCTGCTCTCAGGATTTCATGATCAATAAGGCCGGTAGTTTCCACTTTCAGTACGGTTAGATTATAACCCCTATCCTCAAGGTTGCGGCAGGTATCAAGGACTGCTTTATGTTCTGTAGATAGTGTAACAATATGCTTCCGCCCGGAATGTTCGAGGCCTGAAATGGCAAGATTAATTGCTTCTGTTGCTCCGGATGTAAAAATATATTCCTCCGGTTGTCCTCCGGTAAGCTCAGCGATATTCCAGGCTGCTTCCTCAACATATTCCTGTACAGTCATTCCTGAAAGATGGCTACTGCCTGCGTTTTCATAATATGTTGTAAAGAAAGGGATCATAGCCTCCAGAACACGGTCATCCATTCTGGTCGTGGCATTGTTATCAAGGTAGATTTTTTCAGGATTCAATGGTATTTTCTTTTTTTAGAAGTGGATAAAAAATAGGAGAGAATCTTTATCAGTTCAGTCTTTTGTCATTGATGGCAAGTACCCATTCATGACGATTGCATCTTGGGCACCGATTTTTACCTTGCTCCAGCCTGGCCGGCTTTGCGCAATAAGAACATGCATAGACAGCCGGTTCATCAATAACATTCAGTTTTTTGGCATATAACTTGGGAAGAACCGGTAATCCGTAATCTACATCTTCATCAGCAAAGTAATAAAAGCTGATGTTTCCGGTAGTCTCCAGTATCGCGGTTTTCACCTGTCCTACATGGTCAATGCTCTGCTGGCGCATTTCAGAAAAAAACTCATCTTTCGCAAAAGTATGATCACCGCTTTTCTTCAGTACAAATTCCCCGTTTTCAATAACATAAATAGGATCGCCTTCAACAATACGTTCAAAAAATTCGCTTTTGCCGGCAAAGAAGGTAATGACGCGGTAGAGGAGAATAATCGTAATGAAAACAACAATAGCCTGTAGGATTGATGTTTCCTTGTTGAACATAGGATCGCCTGCTGCCGAACCTAATCCGATAATAATAGCGACTTCGAATAAGGAAAGCTGACGTACTCCTTTCTTGCCTGATAACCGCAGCACGATTAAAACCATGCTAAACATGATCAATGTCCGGACGATGATTTCAATGGCAAAATCAAAATTCAGGTCACCGACGAAAACTTCATCCCAATTCATTTTTTTTGTTTTAAAAGTACAGAATGGCAAATCCTGTACCTGTTGCAGTACTTCATCATATTACAAGATATATGCCGTGAAGAGGCTTCAGCATTGATACAAGAGGTTTGTTTAAAAAGAATTGCGGATATCGAAAAACCAGTATATCGTCTGTTCTCAGGACTTTACATTTTTCTGAATGGTAGCTCATTTGAGGCATAGTTTTTGGTTAGGACTTGATGATTTTCCTGATCCGAGTCATAAAATTCAGTTCCGGATTTTTGTATAAACACAGTAAAAATTATCATATTGAATACTTCACAAACCAATTTCCATGAATTATCCGGAAGCCAGGGCGATCACCACCTTGATCTCTATATCAAGGCTTTGGATTCAGCTAATTCAGGGATCATCATTACAGACAACAACCAACCTGACAATCCCATTGTATACTGTAACCGTGCTTTTGAAACAATTACAGGCTATTCAAGGAATGAAATCATAGGGCACAACTGCCGTTTTCTACAGGCGCAGGACAGGTCTCAGCCGGAACGTAAATTATTGAGCGACTGCATTGAAAAGGGTCTTGATTGTAAAGTAGAAATCCGTAATTACAAGAAAAACGGGGATTTGTTCTGGAATGAACTTTACCTTTCTCCGGTAAAAAATCCACAGGGAGAAATTACACACTTTATAGGGGTCCAGAATGATATTACTGCGCGCAAGAAAGCTGAGCACGACCTTATTGAAGAGAAGGCATCCGTAGAACATAAAATTCAGGAAAGGACCAAGGAGCTGAGGGAAAATCAAATCTTTCTGTCCAGTATCATCCAGACGGTAAGGGAAAGCCTATTGGTACTTGACCCGGATTTCAGGGTGCTGAGTGCCAACGGCCATTTTCTGAAGACCTTTAAGGTTTCATCCGAGGAAACAGTGGGCAAGATATTGTACGAACTTGGAAATCACCAATGGGATATCGACTTGCTGAAAGAACTCCTTGTAAAGATCCTCCCTACCAACAATCCGGTAATTGACTTTGAAGTAGAGCACAACTTTCCCCATATCGGAAAAAAGCTGATGCTGCTTAACGCCTATCGTATAGAACATGACGGTCAGTACAAAGACAGGATTTTGCTGGCTATAGAAGATATTACGGATCGCCGTGAAATAGAGCGCCGCAAAGATGATTTCCTTTCTATTGCCAGCCATGAGCTTAAAACGCCACTCACTACGATAAAGGGCCTGGTACAGCTCCTTCAGCGGATGCAGGAAGGCGGAATTACAGAAAAGTACAAGGCTACCCTCATGAAGGTAGCAGTTTATGTAGACCGGCTCAATAACCTGATTTCTGAACTGCTGGATACCTCAAGGATACAGTCCGGGAATATTGAGTTGCATATCGAGCCGTTTGATATCGATCATCTTGTTAAAGATACGGTGGATAATATTGCATTGACGGTTCCGGGCTACGAAATCAATGTTTCAGGAAAATCAGGGGCAATTATCAGGGGTGACGAATCCCAGATCTCCCAAGTGGTTAATAATCTTGTTTCCAACGCTATCAAGTATTCTCCGGGGTCCAAGAAAATAGAAATCCATATTGCCAAGGTGAGCAATTTTGTTAAAATTTCAATCAGGGATTTCGGGATGGGCATAAGTGCTCAGGATAAGCCGAGGATTTTTGAACGCTTTTACAGGGCAGGAGATATACAGAAAAAATTTCCTGGCATGGGGATAGGGCTGTATATCAGCCATGAGATCATTGCCAACCATAACGGAACCCTTTGGGTGGAAAGTGAGGTGGGAGAAGGTTCGACATTCAGTTTTACATTACCGATAAGCAAAAAATAAATATGGAAGCTAAAAAAATTATGGTTTGTGATGATGACCAGGGAGTGCTGGACGTTATTGAAATGATGCTTGATTCCAGCGGTTACACTGCTTTTACGGAAATCAACAGTACCAATCTTATTTCTGAAATTAAAAAAAATCAGCCAGATCTGATCCTTCTGGATCTATGGATGCCGGTATTATCCGGTGACCAGGTAGTAAGGGCTATTCGGGCCGATCAGAACATCAGCCACTTGCCGGTGATCATCCTTTCAGCCAGCAGGGACGGGGATGACATCGCTATGGATGCCGGAGCAGATGCATTTCTCTCCAAACCTTTTGATATGGACGAACTGATTGATACCATTGAAGATTTGTTAAAAAATAAACAAGGAAGTATAAGTCTATAAATCGATTCTCTGGAATACAGGCCGTTCCTAAAATCTGCAAAATTAAAATCCTGCTTTCTGATAGAAGGCAGGATTTGTTATGATAGATAAATGGTATTGTATCTTGTTGTGATTAAAATCCAGGCCTTATACTTCACTATTGATTTCAGCAGGTTATATCCACAATGCTGCAAACGCTGCAATCAGGGCAGGGATCATTACCAGTGAGCCTATTTTCAGGAATTGCCAGGCGCTGATGGAATGCCCGTGACGCCTCAGTTCCGTAAGCCAAAGGATGGTGGCTAAGGATCCTGTTACAGAAAGATTAGGTCCCAGATCCACTCCAATAAGGATACAGCTTCTTACAATGGCTGGAAAGTGTTCAGCTGAAGCTGTGCTGCCTGCAATAAGTCCGGCAGGAAGATTGTTGATCAGGTTGCTGCCGAAGGCCAGGGCAGAACCGCTTACCCAGGCCGTAGTATCGGGAGAGGTGCGTGCGTGATCGGCTAAAATGCTACTCAGGGAACCAATAAGTCCTGTACTGTTTAATGCTTCCACCAAAACAAACAGCCCGGCTACCAACGGAAGTACCGACCATGAAATATGGCGTATCAGCCGTAATGGATTCTGCCGTGCTCCAAGAGCAACAATAAATGCCGTACCGACTCCGGCAATAGCGGTTGGAAGTCCAAGTTCCCAATTGAGCGCAGACGCCGTGATCAGTACAATGCTCGTGATAATAATGCCTGCCAGTGCTATACGGCCGCCTTTCTGCAGAGGCTGGATCATAATATCTGTAGCGATGGATTCACGAAGATGTTTCCGCTGGGTAAGCATCAGCATGATAAAGGTTATGGTTACTGCAAAGAAAGATGGAAGAAGGTAGGTACTGAGCCATGTGGTAAGGGTAGGCATATGGCTTCCGTAAATCACAAGATTGGCCGGATTGGAAATCGGCAGGATAAAAGAAGCGGCATTTGCTATAAAGGCGCAGATCAGAAGATAGGGAAGTGGCTGCTTTACTTTGGCGCTTTGCATGGCTGCTGCCACTGCCGGTGTAAGAACCACTGCGGTAGCGTCATTAGACATAAAAGTAGTAACGACCAGTCCAACTATGTAGATCAGTATAAAGAGTTTAACTGCGGAGCCACCGGAAACCTTGGTCGCATGGCAGGCCAGCCAGTCGAAAAGGCCCTCCTGCCGAGCAGATTCTGCAAGCATCATCATTCCGATAAGAAAGAGGTAAACATCCGTTCCTTTTGCTACCCCGGTCCACGCATTCGACCATGAAATTAAGCCTAACAGAAGCATCAATACGGCTCCGCTTACGGCCCAGACAGCTTCCGGAAGTTTAAACGGTCTGATGATGACGCCTGCCGTAGCCAATGCAGCAATGATGCAGATAAAAATAGTAGAATCCATGGGATTTTATTCTTTGATAAGTTGTTCTTTAACAGTATGACCACATTCCCGGATCATGGTTTTGGAATAAACCAGCCAGAGTGCGATGGAAACAAGAGCAAAACCGCCCAGGAGGAGAAAAGCAGAACTGTAATCAATTTTTTGGGCTATCCAACCGCCGATAGCCGGGCTAAGGGATGCACCCAGCCCCTGAACGGTCATTACCGCTCCCTGTCCCACATTAATCCTTCCCGTTCCATTAAGGATATGAGCCACCAGTCCAGGCACCGCAACGCTCTGGAGACCTGCACCAATCCCATCCAGAATCTGTACAGGATACAGGCCGATATGGCTGATCATATGTGAGGCAATGAATCCCCTGAGTGGTAAAGCAACAAATGAAATGAGCATGACAAGCCAATATCCTTTGCTTTCTGCCATTTTCATTGCAACAATAGAAGCTACGATCATAACGAGTTGCGCAATAATGACGGTCAGGGCTACAAACATAGAAGCATTATTCTGCATTTTTTCAGCCGCAGCCATCCCATACAGAGGTAACAGTGCACCGTTTCCAAGGTGGAAGCACGCCAGGGCCGCTGCCAGGATCAGCAAAGGCTTGCAGTTCAGCAGGACCTTTAGCCCACTGGCCTTTTCATCACCAGACTCATCTGTTTTAAGGCCTCTTGCGGCTTTATCATCAATACTTTTGGCAGGGATCATCAGAATACTGATCATAGACAAAACGCCAAATAGTGCAGAGAGCGCAAAGATGGCCGGCATCCCGAATTTCATTCCCAGATAACCGGACAGACCTGCTCCTACCACATTACCGGCGTGGTTAAAAGCCTGGTTATATCCATTTTGGCGGTTAAAGCCTTTCTGCTTTACAATCCCTAGGGTAATCCCCACTACGGCAGGCCCTATAGCTGCACCGGCAATCGCGGTGGCGACCTGAGAAAGTGTTACCAGCCAGAAATTTTGTGAGATCAGGATGAGCGCTGATGCCAGAACGGTACAGATGCCGGGAATAATAACATACCGCCTTTTATGGGTGGTGGCATCGATAGCAGCTCCTGCGGGTGCCGTCATCAGCATTCCGGCTACACCGCCTATAGTCATCACAGTACCGATAGGCCCGCTTTTCCAGCCATTGGCCAGTAAAAAAATACCCAGGAAAGGTCCGATTCCTGCCTGCATATCTGCCATAAAGAAATTTAAGGCCTGCAATGCCCACAGCACGCGCGGTGCATTTGGAGAAGCTGTTTTCATAAATGTATAATCAGTATTTTGTGCTGTATTGACGTATGGTTACGCAGAAGATGGAGATGATTATGTCTGTACCCTTAGCCATAATAAATAACTAGCCAACCATTATATTATTCAGAGGTTATTTCCCTAGGTAAACATATGGAGTTGGGTTTTATTCTTTCTTGTACATATTCCGTCAGCTACCTCCTGATCACTCCTTCCGCATTGGCTCGGTTCAAAAACAATGCCGAAAAATACTATTCCCGGCATCGTCTTTTAAAATTTAAATCAGTATAGATTTCATGCTAATCCTTATTGAGTGCATTCATGTTGGTTACCGCATGTTGCTGATATTCTTCAGTAAGGTTGAAAATCCTGCCGAGTTTTTGTGAAGCATGGATAAAAGCGATGAATGCACAGAGTTCTGAAATTTCCCGGTCGCTGAAATATTCTTTCAGCATATCGAAATGGGCCTTTTGTATAGCACGGTGATCTTTGCAGAAGAGCTCAGCAAAACCTGAGGCGATTGACATCTTAAGCTGGGCAGGATCAAAATCCGGTCGTCCTCCTTTAACCATACAGTATTCACAGCCGTTTTCAAAGGCCATTGCCCGTCGTACCTGCTCCAATAGCAATGAATCAAGAGTAGTATCTCTCCAGAATATTCCTTCAAGCCTGTTCCACTGATCGAGTATCAGCGGGTTATGTCCTAATAATTTTTCAAATGCAGTATTGCCGTTGTCTGAAAATTCAATTCTTGTCATTTTGTTTATTTTCAGCAAAGTTCCACTTAAAAAAGTCTTCGGTCAAATGGTTTTAATTGCCATCATATAAAATTTAAACTAAATTCGCTTTTTTAAAATAATTGTAAAGTGAAAATCGTTTTAGATCATTATGACTATAATATTCTGGAATTGCTGAATGATAATGCAAGGCTTAGTTATGCTGAAATTGGCAGGCTGATTGGGCTTTCGCAGTCAGCGGCTAAAGAACGTGTCATTTCATTGGTAGACCGGGGTGTGATTAAGAAATTTGGAATAGAAGTGGACTACAGCCTGATCGGGTATTCACTGCCTGTTTTAATCCATCTGAAATTCAGAAATGATGATTTCAAAATATTTCTCAATCAGCTGCAGCAGTTTCCGGAAATTACAAGTTGTAAAAGGGTTACCGGAGAATACTGCCTTGTCGCGGAAGCGGTTCTAAAAGATAACAGCCACCTGGAACATCTTATTGACAGACTGATCCGTTATGGGATTCCTTCTACCGCAATCCGCCTTTCAGAGGTCGGAATGCCTAATTTTTTTACTCTTCATAAAAGTAAACTGAAAAAGTCATAAAGATCATACCGTCCATTGTATGAAGGATGGATTGGTAGTATATTATTGCTCGTACGAGGTAGAGAGGACAAGATCAGAAACAGCACGGCTGAACTTTTCAAGACTGCGTATACTTTCCGCATGTGGGATTCTTTCAAGGCCTTGCGGATTATATATATCCCATATTCCGCTATGATGCCATTCCAGAGCCGGAAAATCCCAGTCTGGTCTGTCAATCAGGGGATAAATACAGCAGCCATACAAAGGCAGCCCGTTTTTCAGCATAGAAAGGCATTCTTCAGCTATGCTATCCAGCCATTGGGGACGATGTTCGCCGGGGTGGCTGGTCTCTGAAATAACGACAGGTCTTCCGTACCGCAGGAACATTTCTTCAATCAACGTATGGAGAGGTTTCCATAAATGATGTGGAGGGAGTTCGCCCCATGGGATCAGGTCGTGATGAGTACTGGTCCATTGATTATTGAAATAGAAATTAACACCCATAATATCCAGGTATTCAGGTTTCCCACCGAGCTCCGGGCAGATTTTCCCGCTTAACATATCAAGGACCTGGAACTGCTGCTCATGTTTAGCCGCAGCCTTCAGAATCGATTCTTCATCTGAAGGATAAGGAGATACCACATGGATAAGTGGTTCCGTTGTCATAATGCGGATTCCAGGATCAACTTCTTTCATACTTTCGATTCCTTCGATATATGCTTTCATCAGGCAGTATTTTACTTCCCATCCCTGTGTAGTACAGTATGGTGAAGTTCCTTTGGCGTCACCGCCTAACCAGGATAAAAAACTGACTTCGTTGATTGGCGTGATAATTAAGGTGTCGTCCGGGACCATGCTCCTGTAATGCTCTGCAAATGCTTTGCAAAGGT
This genomic window contains:
- a CDS encoding response regulator, yielding MEAKKIMVCDDDQGVLDVIEMMLDSSGYTAFTEINSTNLISEIKKNQPDLILLDLWMPVLSGDQVVRAIRADQNISHLPVIILSASRDGDDIAMDAGADAFLSKPFDMDELIDTIEDLLKNKQGSISL
- a CDS encoding cysteine desulfurase family protein yields the protein MNPEKIYLDNNATTRMDDRVLEAMIPFFTTYYENAGSSHLSGMTVQEYVEEAAWNIAELTGGQPEEYIFTSGATEAINLAISGLEHSGRKHIVTLSTEHKAVLDTCRNLEDRGYNLTVLKVETTGLIDHEILRAAITDETLLVCVMMVNNETGIIQDVQTISLMAHEKGALFLCDATQAVGKIPVDVSSMGIDLMPVSAHKFYGPKGSGALYVSRAAKIKLQPQILGGGQQKNRRSGTLNVPGIIGLGKACEIAALEMDTDAARIRDLRDTLEKELLTVKGSFINGVPEHRLHTTANICFPGINAEQMIMGLQHISVSNGSACSSVTSQPSHVLTAMGLSDEEALNSIRFSLGKFNTITEILQAAAKVRELIAQFSL
- a CDS encoding PAS domain-containing sensor histidine kinase → MNTSQTNFHELSGSQGDHHLDLYIKALDSANSGIIITDNNQPDNPIVYCNRAFETITGYSRNEIIGHNCRFLQAQDRSQPERKLLSDCIEKGLDCKVEIRNYKKNGDLFWNELYLSPVKNPQGEITHFIGVQNDITARKKAEHDLIEEKASVEHKIQERTKELRENQIFLSSIIQTVRESLLVLDPDFRVLSANGHFLKTFKVSSEETVGKILYELGNHQWDIDLLKELLVKILPTNNPVIDFEVEHNFPHIGKKLMLLNAYRIEHDGQYKDRILLAIEDITDRREIERRKDDFLSIASHELKTPLTTIKGLVQLLQRMQEGGITEKYKATLMKVAVYVDRLNNLISELLDTSRIQSGNIELHIEPFDIDHLVKDTVDNIALTVPGYEINVSGKSGAIIRGDESQISQVVNNLVSNAIKYSPGSKKIEIHIAKVSNFVKISIRDFGMGISAQDKPRIFERFYRAGDIQKKFPGMGIGLYISHEIIANHNGTLWVESEVGEGSTFSFTLPISKK
- a CDS encoding MFS transporter, which translates into the protein MKTASPNAPRVLWALQALNFFMADMQAGIGPFLGIFLLANGWKSGPIGTVMTIGGVAGMLMTAPAGAAIDATTHKRRYVIIPGICTVLASALILISQNFWLVTLSQVATAIAGAAIGPAVVGITLGIVKQKGFNRQNGYNQAFNHAGNVVGAGLSGYLGMKFGMPAIFALSALFGVLSMISILMIPAKSIDDKAARGLKTDESGDEKASGLKVLLNCKPLLILAAALACFHLGNGALLPLYGMAAAEKMQNNASMFVALTVIIAQLVMIVASIVAMKMAESKGYWLVMLISFVALPLRGFIASHMISHIGLYPVQILDGIGAGLQSVAVPGLVAHILNGTGRINVGQGAVMTVQGLGASLSPAIGGWIAQKIDYSSAFLLLGGFALVSIALWLVYSKTMIRECGHTVKEQLIKE
- a CDS encoding arsenic transporter, giving the protein MDSTIFICIIAALATAGVIIRPFKLPEAVWAVSGAVLMLLLGLISWSNAWTGVAKGTDVYLFLIGMMMLAESARQEGLFDWLACHATKVSGGSAVKLFILIYIVGLVVTTFMSNDATAVVLTPAVAAAMQSAKVKQPLPYLLICAFIANAASFILPISNPANLVIYGSHMPTLTTWLSTYLLPSFFAVTITFIMLMLTQRKHLRESIATDIMIQPLQKGGRIALAGIIITSIVLITASALNWELGLPTAIAGVGTAFIVALGARQNPLRLIRHISWSVLPLVAGLFVLVEALNSTGLIGSLSSILADHARTSPDTTAWVSGSALAFGSNLINNLPAGLIAGSTASAEHFPAIVRSCILIGVDLGPNLSVTGSLATILWLTELRRHGHSISAWQFLKIGSLVMIPALIAAFAALWI
- a CDS encoding DUF421 domain-containing protein, giving the protein MNWDEVFVGDLNFDFAIEIIVRTLIMFSMVLIVLRLSGKKGVRQLSLFEVAIIIGLGSAAGDPMFNKETSILQAIVVFITIILLYRVITFFAGKSEFFERIVEGDPIYVIENGEFVLKKSGDHTFAKDEFFSEMRQQSIDHVGQVKTAILETTGNISFYYFADEDVDYGLPVLPKLYAKKLNVIDEPAVYACSYCAKPARLEQGKNRCPRCNRHEWVLAINDKRLN
- a CDS encoding carboxymuconolactone decarboxylase family protein — encoded protein: MTRIEFSDNGNTAFEKLLGHNPLILDQWNRLEGIFWRDTTLDSLLLEQVRRAMAFENGCEYCMVKGGRPDFDPAQLKMSIASGFAELFCKDHRAIQKAHFDMLKEYFSDREISELCAFIAFIHASQKLGRIFNLTEEYQQHAVTNMNALNKD
- a CDS encoding xanthine dehydrogenase family protein molybdopterin-binding subunit — protein: MEKAPSIGTPVSRLEGRLKVTGTAKYAGEYDAPDLLYGYVVNSTITKGKIKSVDISEVEKMDGVIKVFTHKNRPSTAWFDFQYADMDAPPGTVFKPLKDNIIRYNGQPIALVVAETFEMARYAATKLGIEYEEETFETDLEVNLEKSKDPKKGLASLLKPPPPEPTGDFDKAYEDSFVKTDLMFSHGTEHHNPMEMYASTVIYEGKDKLKIFDKTQGTINSQMYVANVFGLKMKNVQVISPFVGGGFGSGLRPQQQLFMAVMAALDLKRNVRVTLDRKQMYMIGHRPPTLQHTRFGADKDGKVNAIYHKATGETSKFEDYVEIVVNWANMLYPAENTLLEHQVVPLDVYTPLDMRAPGGSTGMHAIEVTMDEIAYQLNIDPVELRLINYSEIDKSSDKEFSSKQLRECYLKGAEQFGWSQRNPEPRSMRRGNKLVGYGMATGMWDANRMLGRAEAILKPDGTVEIKNAVTDIGTGTLTVMTQIAADELGLPIEAITFSYADSKMPFAPIQGGSFTTATVGPAVQEACKALNKKLFKKARNMANSVLKDAKLKDVDFREGFIMLRSDYSKRISIKDVMAANNHEPIKVKSTAMPNPLTYGKKARAVHSAVFVEVEVDEELGMIEVKRALTAVAAGRIINPKTAESQVLGGMIWGLSKALHEETILDDRLGKYMNQNLGEYHIPVHADVHDLQVLFVEENDDFVNDLGVKGVGEIGGVGMPPAVTNAIYHATGKRIYDLPIHFDKLL
- a CDS encoding Lrp/AsnC family transcriptional regulator, with amino-acid sequence MKIVLDHYDYNILELLNDNARLSYAEIGRLIGLSQSAAKERVISLVDRGVIKKFGIEVDYSLIGYSLPVLIHLKFRNDDFKIFLNQLQQFPEITSCKRVTGEYCLVAEAVLKDNSHLEHLIDRLIRYGIPSTAIRLSEVGMPNFFTLHKSKLKKS